AACGCGTCATGGTCCAGCGCGCGCGCGACGAAACCGGCGGTCCGCGGCCAGCGTTCCTCGTCGATCGTGAAGCCGGCGTAGAAAGCATTGCGGAAGTAGGTCGCGACGGAGATGTCGGCGAGCCCGAACGCGCCGAACAGCCAGCCCTGCTCCGGCAGATATCCCTCGAGATAGTCGAGGGCCGCCGGTGCGTCGACGGCAAGCGTCTGCTCGATCCGTGCCGCGTCGCCCGGCTTTCCCCACACCGCCTGGTGGACGAACTTCTGGTAGAACAGGCCCCAGATGAACACGTCGCCGAGGCGCGTGTCGGCATATTCCTCCAGCCAGCGTGCGCGCGCACGATCCTTCGGATCCTCGGGCAGCAGCGGCGGCCCGGGATAAGCCTCGTCCAGATAGGCGCAGATCACCGAGGAATCGCACAAGGTGAGATCGTCGTCGATCAGGACGGGAATCCTGCGCAGCGGGCTCAGTCGCTCGAAGTCGTCGTTGCCGAAGAAGGGGGTGATCGGATCGATCTCGAACACCAGCTTCTTCAGCGCCATGCAGGCGAGCACCTTGCGGACGTAGGGGCTGACATAGCTTCCGATGATCTTCATGCACGGGTCCTTCGGCAGGTGCGGCGCGGGTCAATCGAACAGGATCGTGCCGTCATAGGCGAAGGCGTCGTAAATGTCCTTTTCGATCACGCGCCCGAGCGAAAGCTCGGGAAGGGCGTCCGGTGGGAAGAATCGGGCATCGAGCGTCTCGAGGCCGGGCCGCGCCACCGCCTCGTCCAGCGTGTCGCACAAGAAGAACAATTTGTAGAAGTCGCGCGCATCCGGCTCGTAGGCCCGCTTGGCCTTGTGGCGGATGCTGTAGAGGGTGCGGGCACGCACCCCGATGCCCGCCTCCTCCTCGATCTCCTTGATCACATTCTCGGACGCCGACCGGCCGACGTCCGCGAAGCCCCCGGGCAGGGTCCAGCGGCCGTCGCTGCGCTCCTGGACGAGCAGGATTTCGCCTTTCTCGATGACGGCGCCGCGAACGTCCACCTTCGGTGTCGCATAGCCTTGGGCGAAATCGGAGACGAGGCCCGGGATGCGCTCGATCGGCACGGTGCCGAGATCGCTCAGCATCGCCGCCGCAATGGCGGCGACCTCCTGATAGCGTTCCCTGTCGAACGAATCGCGGCAGAAGCCCAGGCCCGTCGAGGCGATGGCGTGCAGGCGCTTTGCCCGGCGAAGCCAGTCGTCCTCCATCAGCGCTTTCTTCCGCGCGAGAGTTTGATGAAGGCGAGTCCGTTGTTCGCGTTCATCGGGATGACGAGTTGGTCGTCATCGGGATCGTAGCACATCGAGGCGGCATTCGGGATGCCGGTGGCGACCAGCTCCGCAGGCCGTCCTGGACGGATACGCGACACGCCGCCATTGACGACGCTGCTGATGTATTTGGTGCCGTCGGCCAGGATCACGAGCCCGTCATTGCCGGCCTGGGCTGCGCGTTCGGTGCGGAGCAGTGTGCCCGCGGGCGAAAAGGTCATCACCGCATCATCGCTCAGATTGAGCACGACGATATTCCCCTGCGGGTCGATCTCCACACCGTTCGGACGGGAAAGCGGCGCCCCTTCTGCAAGGATGCTCGACGTGCCGTTCGGGCCGATACGGTAGATGCGCATGGGGACCGAGCCGTCCGCGGCGCCGGTCTGTGATCCGAAGATCGTGCCGTCCGACGCGACCGCGATATCGTTCAACCATGGCGAGTCCGGCACGGGCAGGGTCGCCATCACACCGCCGGTTGCGAGATCGAAGACTCGAACGATCGCACTCCGCTTGGCCCCGTCGGCCGTGCCACCGACGCTGTCTGCTACATACAGGTGACCGCGGTGAATCGCGCTGCCGAACGGCTGGTTGAGCACGGGATCCTTGCTCTCGAGGCCGATCCAGCGCGCCGTATGGACGGTGCCGTCAGGGTTGATCAGCGAAATGAAACCGTCGTTCGCGACGCGATCCGGCGGCGCACCGCGGTTGACCGCGAGGATCAGCTTGCGCGAAGGGTCATAGACGCAGCTCTCTGCGCTGACGATGCCGCCATAGACCCTCACGTTCGACGAGATCGGCGTAAAGGCCTGATCGCCTGCGACGCCGAGCGGTCGACCCGGGCTCATCGTTTGCGTCTGCGGGGGCTGCGGCTGGGGCTGCAATTGTGCCGTCCCTGGTGTGGACGACAGCAGCACGCCGGCGAGCAGGGCCGCTCCGATCGGCACCCGACTGGAGGTCAAGAGAAAGGGCTTTATCAGGATCGGTCTCCCTCCACCGTCTGACGATGAGGCCCGCAGCCTATCGGTGCACGGGCCTCGACACAATCGACCGAGGGCCCTTCACAAGGACGGTGCAGTCTGGAATCCTTTCGCGGGCGCGGGATCGTCGTCGCGCGCGAAGGGGGGCAGGATGCGGGGTTCGGTCGGAGTGTGGCGGGCGCTGGATTTGGCGCGGTGGCGCAATCTTGAAGCGGCAGGGCAGCCCTTGCCGCTTCGGGGCGGCGACGGGGTGAGCAGGCGGCGCGTGCTGGGGGCGCTCGTCGCGGGCGCGGGTGGCATGATGCTGCCCCGGACGCCCGGTTGGGCACGCGCACCGAAAGCACGGCGGGTCGTCGTCGTCGGTGGCGGTCTGGCCGGGCTGGTCGCCTTGCGACAGCTTCGGGCAATGGGCGCGGACGCCACCTTGTACGAGGCCCGGCAGGCGGTCGGCGGTCGGACGCGTAGCGTGGGGGGCGTGTTCGCGCCGGATTTCGCGTTCGACGAAGGCGGTCAGCTGGTGAATGCCGATCATGCGGACATGCGCCGTCTGATCGGCGATCTCGGCCTTCGCTTGATCGATCGCAACGCCGGCGGCGGAGGCCGCGAGATCCAGATCGGCCGCAACGGCAATGCCGTCGCGGAGAGCGAGCTCGCCGAAGGCCTGCGCGCGATTGCCGCCGCGATCGCCGGCGACTCCGATCGGCTGGACCACGACTATCAGGGCGTGGCGGTGGAGATCGACGCCTTGTCGGTCAGCGCCTATCTTGACCGCCACGGCCTCGCTCCCGGCGACGTGCGCGACGCGCTCGAAGCCGGTATCCGGACCGAATATGGTCTCGAACCGAATGAGGCGTCGGCACTGGAATTGCTGTTCAACCTACCGACCGTCGACGGCCATCGTTTGACCCGGCTCAGTCTCTCCGATGAGCGCTATCTGGTCGAAGGCGGTGCCGGGCGCGTGGCGCAAGCGCTTGCCGCCAGGATGGGCTCCGCGATCCGGCTCGGCAAGCGCCTCAGCCGCGTTGTCATTGAGGGATCGGGCGTGCGCCTCGGCTTCGCAGATGGCGAAGAGGTTGCAGCGGATCGGGTGGTCCTCGCACTGCCGGCCCCTCTGTTGCGGGAGCTCAGCATGGAGGGGCCGCTGCCGCCTTTGTGGCGCGAACTGATCGAAGTGGTGAGG
The nucleotide sequence above comes from Sphingosinicella sp. BN140058. Encoded proteins:
- a CDS encoding glutathione S-transferase family protein encodes the protein MKIIGSYVSPYVRKVLACMALKKLVFEIDPITPFFGNDDFERLSPLRRIPVLIDDDLTLCDSSVICAYLDEAYPGPPLLPEDPKDRARARWLEEYADTRLGDVFIWGLFYQKFVHQAVWGKPGDAARIEQTLAVDAPAALDYLEGYLPEQGWLFGAFGLADISVATYFRNAFYAGFTIDEERWPRTAGFVARALDHDAFARFLPFEQTQMRTDPKGRRQALLAAGAPLTSETLGLREPRKGIMRL
- a CDS encoding NUDIX hydrolase, translating into MEDDWLRRAKRLHAIASTGLGFCRDSFDRERYQEVAAIAAAMLSDLGTVPIERIPGLVSDFAQGYATPKVDVRGAVIEKGEILLVQERSDGRWTLPGGFADVGRSASENVIKEIEEEAGIGVRARTLYSIRHKAKRAYEPDARDFYKLFFLCDTLDEAVARPGLETLDARFFPPDALPELSLGRVIEKDIYDAFAYDGTILFD
- a CDS encoding SMP-30/gluconolactonase/LRE family protein; the protein is MPIGAALLAGVLLSSTPGTAQLQPQPQPPQTQTMSPGRPLGVAGDQAFTPISSNVRVYGGIVSAESCVYDPSRKLILAVNRGAPPDRVANDGFISLINPDGTVHTARWIGLESKDPVLNQPFGSAIHRGHLYVADSVGGTADGAKRSAIVRVFDLATGGVMATLPVPDSPWLNDIAVASDGTIFGSQTGAADGSVPMRIYRIGPNGTSSILAEGAPLSRPNGVEIDPQGNIVVLNLSDDAVMTFSPAGTLLRTERAAQAGNDGLVILADGTKYISSVVNGGVSRIRPGRPAELVATGIPNAASMCYDPDDDQLVIPMNANNGLAFIKLSRGRKR
- a CDS encoding NAD(P)/FAD-dependent oxidoreductase, producing MRGSVGVWRALDLARWRNLEAAGQPLPLRGGDGVSRRRVLGALVAGAGGMMLPRTPGWARAPKARRVVVVGGGLAGLVALRQLRAMGADATLYEARQAVGGRTRSVGGVFAPDFAFDEGGQLVNADHADMRRLIGDLGLRLIDRNAGGGGREIQIGRNGNAVAESELAEGLRAIAAAIAGDSDRLDHDYQGVAVEIDALSVSAYLDRHGLAPGDVRDALEAGIRTEYGLEPNEASALELLFNLPTVDGHRLTRLSLSDERYLVEGGAGRVAQALAARMGSAIRLGKRLSRVVIEGSGVRLGFADGEEVAADRVVLALPAPLLRELSMEGPLPPLWRELIEVVRLGANEKLIVGYDRQPWHQILGGDGALWSAQGFSEAWDAASSRTGGRDRPGALTYFLGGAQVAAEAGTDNAALRDRFTAMAARVVPELPPPNGRVRRTRWGEDPLAQGAYIGFRPGQLTRFGSLLAVEEQGSARASMAGPLLFAGEWLSDAWPGYMNGAVQTGRIAAAAAVRAEVVPSI